The genome window GCCCTCTAATGAGGGCTCTTGCTGATCAACCATGCATATTACCCATCAGTGCCTCATTAAACACAATGAGCAAGGATGGCTCTCCCCTGCCAATGAACTGGCTCCTTAATTTCCCTCATGGACACAATATTATAACACACTCactgtctctcttgctctctttctctctctctccctctgtgtcctgGGTGCATTTTGTAATTGGATTGACATCTGCCCTGTAGAGCAAAGGACAAGGTTGCAAGTTAAAAACCTTACGATTTTCCAATTTGGTCTCTACCTTCAGGGCGGATACAGTAGAGGGCAATAAGCAATTAGAAAGACCCTCCAGAtatgatcctttttttttaaaggacatATTTTAGTAGGACGTGCCCTTTGTAAGATCTATGACTGAATATCtctgttttaaaaagagataaGAAGTCAAGAGCAAGCGCATTCTGAGTTAATGTATTTTagctgtgtgtgaagcaggcgtgtgtatgtgttgtacCGACTCCTCAGTCGTTACAAACTACCTAATATTCCTGAAATGGCCATAAATGGTCACTGATTGAAGTCTGTCTTGTAAAAGAGAAGGTGCACGCTGTAACAGCGGCTGAATTATTCAGCTGGCTCGTAGACGGGTAATAAattgctgatgtttttattggtgtctcAGCTAAGTATTATTTAACCTTGTTTTAAACTGCTTACTTCCATGCTGAGTGCCTTTTAACTCCCATCCATTTCCCTGTGCCTTTCAAATATTGATGGTGAATATTGGAGGGTTGACTGAGTGCCAGCATGGGACCCCTGGTCCTGGCTCCCGGAGCAGCCTtccagacatacacacacactcaaatgctccgagtgagagggaaagagtGCCAGCTTCTGGCACTTAGTGTTCCCTCGGTCTCTTAAAGTTTGGGTGTGCAAATGATTCATGTTCTGTTAATCCAGGAACATGAATATGAGAGGAGTAAATAGACGCTGGTTGTGTTTTTCGAAGTGTTTAAAAAGCAGGTAGTTGTTTAGCCCACAGGCTGACAGATTCCCACACAGCTTCATGTTCCTTTAGAGGATTGCTCAGCTCACGGATGGCACAGGagtgctgtggtgctgcagtaTGAAATGCGCCAGTTTACCTGACGTGAAGCGGTTTCCACTGTGTTAAACAGCGGTTGAATCAAACTTTGCTTCGCTGTTTGTCGTTGACACGGAATGAAAAACGcttctattttcttttcacctcATCATGGCTGACTAACGCCGCCTGAGCGTGCGTCTCATGCGTTAGACGTGTTGAGCAGTTGATCGTTAGTCATAACATCTACTCACCTCAGCACAGATCGGGGGCTTATGCCAGCCTGGCCTGGTATGGAAATAGCACTGAGGGGGATTGCTGTCTGATCCTGACAGTAATAGATGTGTGAATGCGCTAATATCATCCAGGGTTTAACTGATCAGCCTCATGTTAAGTGTGTGGCTTCTCCTTGCCTTTTCCCTCCGACCCACttggtgtctgtctgtctatctcaCTGTCTacttacagcagcagcagctccaggcgCAGCATCTCTCCCATGCCACTCACGGGCCCCCGGTCCAGCTGCCACCTCACCCCTCAGGCCTGCAGCCACCCGGCATCCCCCCCGTGACAGGCTCTGGTTCAGGCCTGCTGGCATTAGGCGCCCTGGGCAGCCAAGCCCACCTCCCAGTGAAGGATGAGAAGAACCACCATGATCTCGAACACAGAGGTGAGGAGGCGTATTGCCATCCAATCGGGCATTAGCTGCTTAACCGGTTTATTTAGAAGACTTGAAGTGCGTATTCAATTTAACGTCATTGCATGTATGTTAAATGGGGAGAAACCAATTTAGTGTGGAGTGTATCTCACTCTCTAGAGCAAAATCGTAAGGCCCTAAGGTGAGGAGCACATCCTGTCTGTTCACATTCTGTCTGGGTAATGAGCTGGTACATTCCTAGTCCATGACTGCATAAGCTATTCAACAGCTCCAACACACGGTGATAAGAGGGGCCTTGTGCCCTGCAGTTGATTCTCACACGTTCAGCCAGAAGCATCTGTTATGATATGCTAActgacttgtttttctctttgctctaCTTGGTTTCGCCATCGCCTCGGCCGCCATTGTGACGCCCGCAACACAGAGAATACGGTGAGCGCCCAAACCCgcgactgttttttttttttttttgctgatttcataattcatcacattttcatctgCACTGCGAATGACAAGTAAAAATTCCTGCTAATGGCACGCTGCGGCTGATTTCATGCACTGTTGTAATCAGctttcaataaaattattaattGGAAATGAGGTTTGGAATATAAGTCCTGTGCTTTTAATCCAAAAGGGAAATGACTGGTATCATGCTGGAGAGATTAGAAGACTTGTAATTTCATCACAATTAAAGGAAGACTTGGACTTCCCCTTCTTAAGGGATTTATTTGATCCCGTCTACTGTTACTGTCTCCCTTGTTTACCAGCtcactctttctcctccttgGCTTGCGATGAATATTTATGAACACAAATGgagaattgttttgttttctttttctccaccCCGTCTGGCTGGACCTGCTAAAGCGTTTTATTTGAATGGCTGCGATCTCTGATGGCTTGTGATGGGCCTGTGAGAttgtgtttctgcaggctgGGCCAGCTGAATGGGTGCAGTCATGTCTGAAGAAATGGAACTCCTGGGGCGATTAGCAggcctgttttgtttctgtgctctTGTCCCAGGTCATCTGATAGCAGAGTGGTGACTTTGGTTAATGAGTCACGCTAAGCATCTCTTTAAAGGTCAGCCATTATGCAGACAGTGGCCCTTTGCCCAGACTGCTAGTCCATCGGCCATTGTTCACTTCCCTGGGCTGCCACTGACTTAGTCCATGTTGTTGCTTTGGTCTTCAGAGGAAGGGACAGAGGGAATCAGGAGAACTTGGCAGTTTACGGGCAAATGGCAAACTCCTGTGAAAGCCGCTGGACACCTGCCGAGTTCCTCCCATTCTGTTGGTGTTTGGAGTGAGCTGTCCCAGCTTGTGTGGGCGGGCGGGCGGGCTCCATGAAGAAGCACCAGTCAGTCCCACGCTGCCGTGCCCACTGGCAGGATATAGATTCTCTTTCTTTATCAGAGCTCAAAGCCCGAGCTGACATGGTGCCCAAGCGCGCTGCGGCAATCAATGCCCAATGCCCACAACGTAcagtctctctcgctctcagtctctctctccctctctctcttagCTTGACTGCCTCCAGAGAAAAGGCCCTCTGTTCAGCCACAACACACTGCTCATGTCCCTGTGAGGCTGTTTGTTGTCCAGttatgaggaggagggagcccAGCTCAGAAAACAAGCCCTCCTCCTTTCAGTTCAGATAACGGCCCATTCTGTTGTTTGGCCAGGGACAGGCTTGTGTGTGAGGTTGGGCTTGGCTGGTGTCAGGGTACTGCTTGGAGCTGGCCTACAGCTGCATTTTAAGAGTCTGCAGCATCCATAGTCGCATGAATGAGGCATTTTCAGTGTTAGGATTGGCACAGCGTGTTCCCTGTGAATTTGTAACTGATGAATGACTTCACTGCTCTCTTTTACGATGGAAGATGAAATGGTAATAAAGTATGTTTGGTTTACTTTTTGCAGAATAACTCCATATCCCCATCAGAAAGCTTACGCACATCCAGTGAGAAGCACCGCAGCTCCTCTGACTACAGTTTGGACTCAAAGAAACGCAAagtggaggagaaggacagCATGAGCAGATATGTGAGTATTTAAAGgaatttattcactttcttgccaagagtaaGATAAGAAGGTTCATACCACTCACGTCTATCCATTAAATATGAACCAGgagttggttagcttagctaagcATAAAGAGTGGGAACAGAGGGTaacagctagccaggctctgtctgaagatttaaaaaaacagcgGGTGATGTGCTGGACAATTTTGGCTGGGAACAgggacttcctggagtctccattggttgcctggcaaccttgACCGTGACAACAAGTCTCCAGGAAAtccaactcttggcaagaaGGCGAATAagcgcatttcccaaaatgtcaaagtgttcCTTAGGCCCTCCTGTGTTCAGAGACCCATTTCAAAGGTTTCACTGAAAAAGCAATTTGTTAAGGTGACTAATTTGCCAATTATCTTCACAGgacagtgatggagagaaaagtgATGACCTGGTGGTAGATGTGTCTAATGAGGTGAGCAGTGCAGCTCGTAATTGGGAGTGGTATATTGACGTGTACTGAGATGAAGCTATTGCATAAACGTCAAAatctgttgctgtggttttgcAGGACCCTGCCACTCCGCGAGCGAGCCCAGCCCACTCGCCACCTGAAAATGGGATCGATAAGCCCCGCCCGCCAAAGAAGGACACACCCAACAGCCCTGCATCAGTGGCTTCCTCTGGAAGCACCCCATCCTCCAAGGCCAAGGAGCTCAGTCATGTAAGACACCAAGAGTTACGAACAAACTAGGACAGAAAGGGTTTAAATGAGAATTGCAGAGAGAGCAAAGGGATATGTGCAAATAAATCTAGGACGTTTTCTGTAGTGGATTAGGAATGGCTGTCGGTGCTTTAAGTGCATGACTAAACGTCAGGGATAATATTGTCCCGCATCAGGATCAGTCAGGTCTTCTCTGTTAATAGCTCAATGTATTTAACTATTCCAGGATTTTTCCCCCTCTGCCTCACTAAAAGATTAAAGCCAAAGCAGTAAGGGGATAAAAACGGCCCCATCTCCATTGTGGCCATAATAGGTTTTAGAATAAATAGCAGTTTATGGCTCTGCAGGACTATGAGGGTTGTCAGAATTAGATTGGATTAAGTTCAGTTTGCTCTCAAATTGTCAGTCTACACAGTGCCTCGTTTCCGGAATTGTGAACGTGCTTGCTCTCTCGTTCCCTCGACAGAATGACAAATCCTCCACGCCTGGCCTCAAGtccaacacccccaccccccgcaACGACGCCCCCACCCCTGGCACCAGCTCCACTCCCGGGCTCAGACCCATCCTGGGCAAACCACCAGGCATGGAGGCTCTCGGTTGGTACcgctctctttcctctctaGCAACTGAGTTAATCTTTTACCATCCTCTCCCAGTGTACTGTTATGTCACATACCAATATCCTTCTCCCGTCTTTGTCCGTAGCAGCCCCAGCTTTGCGCACCCCTCTGTCCATTGCAGGCTCCTACCCTACCCCCTTTGCCATGATGGGTCATCATGAAATGAATGGAGGCCTGACTAGTCCTGGTGTGTATGCTGGTCTGCACATCTCCCCACAGATGAGCGCTGCGGCAGCTGCAGCTTATGGACGCTCCCCCATGGTAACTCCTTCTCCTGTACTGTTATGTAGCTGCATTTGAGATCAGCTAAAAGCACTGCACATAGTTAAAAGAacagttttaacattttgggaaatacactcattAACTTTCTTGGCGAGAGCTGGATGAAAAGATCGATAcctctctcatatctgtctgttaaaggttccctgtggagttttagaCCTCTAGTAACGCTgtggagctgtttttctatgAGTGCCTGTTACaaagtgtatttccaaaaatgtggaACTATTTCTTTTACAATAGCACCATGTGGATTTGATCATTGGTCAGTCACAGATCTCTTATGAGATTTCCATCTTGTCATTTTTCAGGGATTTGATCCTCACACCCACATGAGAGCTCCAGGCCTTCCAGCCAGCCTCACATCCATTTCTGGTGGCAAACCGTAAGTTTCTCGCCAAATGAGTTTGAAGCATTTTTAGAAGCAACAGCGTTTTAAAACACTcagacctgtctgtcttttccgTCAGGGCTTACTCCTTCCACGTCAGCGCAGACGGTCAGATGCAGCCCGTGCCCTTCCCGCCCGACGCCCTGATCGGCCCGGGTATTCCGCGCCACGCCCGTCAGATCAACACGCTGAGCCACGGCGAGGTGGTGTGCGCCGTTACCATTAGCAACCCCACACGTCATGTCTACACTGGTGGCAAAGGCTGTGTCAAAATCTGGGACATCAGCCAACCTGGCAGCAAGAGCCCCGTGTCCCAACTGGACTGTCTGGTGAGGACCGCTGCTGATTCACATTTCACTCAACGGTTTTACACCTTATTCTTTCTGTGCAGTTGCTTTGAAAGGTAATGAACTGTTTACACACAACCTCA of Chelmon rostratus isolate fCheRos1 chromosome 6, fCheRos1.pri, whole genome shotgun sequence contains these proteins:
- the tle3a gene encoding transducin-like enhancer protein 3-A isoform X3, which codes for MYPQGRHPAPHQPGQPGFKFTVAESCDRIKDEFQFLQAQYHSLKVEYDKLANEKTEMQRHYVMYYEMSYGLNIEMHKQTEIAKRLNAILAQIMPFLSQEHQQQVAQAVERAKQVTMTELNAIIGQQQLQAQHLSHATHGPPVQLPPHPSGLQPPGIPPVTGSGSGLLALGALGSQAHLPVKDEKNHHDLEHRENTNNSISPSESLRTSSEKHRSSSDYSLDSKKRKVEEKDSMSRYDSDGEKSDDLVVDVSNEDPATPRASPAHSPPENGIDKPRPPKKDTPNSPASVASSGSTPSSKAKELSHNDKSSTPGLKSNTPTPRNDAPTPGTSSTPGLRPILGKPPGMEALAAPALRTPLSIAGSYPTPFAMMGHHEMNGGLTSPGVYAGLHISPQMSAAAAAAYGRSPMGFDPHTHMRAPGLPASLTSISGGKPAYSFHVSADGQMQPVPFPPDALIGPGIPRHARQINTLSHGEVVCAVTISNPTRHVYTGGKGCVKIWDISQPGSKSPVSQLDCLNRDNYIRSCKLLPDGRTLIVGGEASTLTIWDLASQTPRIKAELTSSAPACYALAISPDAKVCFSCCSDGNIAVWDLHNQTLVRQFQGHTDGASCIDISHDGTKLWTGGLDNTVRSWDLREGRQLQQHDFTSQIFSLGYCPTGEWLAVGMESSNVEVLHHSKPDKYQLHLHESCVLSLKFAYCGKWFVSTGKDNLLNAWRTPYGASIFQSKESSSVLSCDISTDDKYIVTGSGDKKATVYEVIY
- the tle3a gene encoding transducin-like enhancer protein 3-A isoform X4, producing MYPQGRHPAPHQPGQPGFKFTVAESCDRIKDEFQFLQAQYHSLKVEYDKLANEKTEMQRHYVMYYEMSYGLNIEMHKQTEIAKRLNAILAQIMPFLSQEHQQQVAQAVERAKQVTMTELNAIIGQQQLQAQHLSHATHGPPVQLPPHPSGLQPPGIPPVTGSGSGLLALGALGSQAHLPVKDEKNHHDLEHRENTNNSISPSESLRTSSEKHRSSSDYSLDSKKRKVEEKDSMSRYDSDGEKSDDLVVDVSNEDPATPRASPAHSPPENGIDKPRPPKKDTPNSPASVASSGSTPSSKAKELSHNDKSSTPGLKSNTPTPRNDAPTPGTSSTPGLRPILGKPPGMEALAPALRTPLSIAGSYPTPFAMMGHHEMNGGLTSPGVYAGLHISPQMSAAAAAAYGRSPMGFDPHTHMRAPGLPASLTSISGGKPAYSFHVSADGQMQPVPFPPDALIGPGIPRHARQINTLSHGEVVCAVTISNPTRHVYTGGKGCVKIWDISQPGSKSPVSQLDCLNRDNYIRSCKLLPDGRTLIVGGEASTLTIWDLASQTPRIKAELTSSAPACYALAISPDAKVCFSCCSDGNIAVWDLHNQTLVRQFQGHTDGASCIDISHDGTKLWTGGLDNTVRSWDLREGRQLQQHDFTSQIFSLGYCPTGEWLAVGMESSNVEVLHHSKPDKYQLHLHESCVLSLKFAYCGKWFVSTGKDNLLNAWRTPYGASIFQSKESSSVLSCDISTDDKYIVTGSGDKKATVYEVIY
- the tle3a gene encoding transducin-like enhancer protein 3-A isoform X1 gives rise to the protein MYPQGRHPAPHQPGQPGFKFTVAESCDRIKDEFQFLQAQYHSLKVEYDKLANEKTEMQRHYVMYYEMSYGLNIEMHKQTEIAKRLNAILAQIMPFLSQEHQQQVAQAVERAKQVTMTELNAIIGVRGLPNLPLTQQQLQAQHLSHATHGPPVQLPPHPSGLQPPGIPPVTGSGSGLLALGALGSQAHLPVKDEKNHHDLEHRENTNNSISPSESLRTSSEKHRSSSDYSLDSKKRKVEEKDSMSRYDSDGEKSDDLVVDVSNEDPATPRASPAHSPPENGIDKPRPPKKDTPNSPASVASSGSTPSSKAKELSHNDKSSTPGLKSNTPTPRNDAPTPGTSSTPGLRPILGKPPGMEALAAPALRTPLSIAGSYPTPFAMMGHHEMNGGLTSPGVYAGLHISPQMSAAAAAAYGRSPMGFDPHTHMRAPGLPASLTSISGGKPAYSFHVSADGQMQPVPFPPDALIGPGIPRHARQINTLSHGEVVCAVTISNPTRHVYTGGKGCVKIWDISQPGSKSPVSQLDCLNRDNYIRSCKLLPDGRTLIVGGEASTLTIWDLASQTPRIKAELTSSAPACYALAISPDAKVCFSCCSDGNIAVWDLHNQTLVRQFQGHTDGASCIDISHDGTKLWTGGLDNTVRSWDLREGRQLQQHDFTSQIFSLGYCPTGEWLAVGMESSNVEVLHHSKPDKYQLHLHESCVLSLKFAYCGKWFVSTGKDNLLNAWRTPYGASIFQSKESSSVLSCDISTDDKYIVTGSGDKKATVYEVIY
- the tle3a gene encoding transducin-like enhancer protein 3-A isoform X2 — encoded protein: MYPQGRHPAPHQPGQPGFKFTVAESCDRIKDEFQFLQAQYHSLKVEYDKLANEKTEMQRHYVMYYEMSYGLNIEMHKQTEIAKRLNAILAQIMPFLSQEHQQQVAQAVERAKQVTMTELNAIIGVRGLPNLPLTQQQLQAQHLSHATHGPPVQLPPHPSGLQPPGIPPVTGSGSGLLALGALGSQAHLPVKDEKNHHDLEHRENTNNSISPSESLRTSSEKHRSSSDYSLDSKKRKVEEKDSMSRYDSDGEKSDDLVVDVSNEDPATPRASPAHSPPENGIDKPRPPKKDTPNSPASVASSGSTPSSKAKELSHNDKSSTPGLKSNTPTPRNDAPTPGTSSTPGLRPILGKPPGMEALAPALRTPLSIAGSYPTPFAMMGHHEMNGGLTSPGVYAGLHISPQMSAAAAAAYGRSPMGFDPHTHMRAPGLPASLTSISGGKPAYSFHVSADGQMQPVPFPPDALIGPGIPRHARQINTLSHGEVVCAVTISNPTRHVYTGGKGCVKIWDISQPGSKSPVSQLDCLNRDNYIRSCKLLPDGRTLIVGGEASTLTIWDLASQTPRIKAELTSSAPACYALAISPDAKVCFSCCSDGNIAVWDLHNQTLVRQFQGHTDGASCIDISHDGTKLWTGGLDNTVRSWDLREGRQLQQHDFTSQIFSLGYCPTGEWLAVGMESSNVEVLHHSKPDKYQLHLHESCVLSLKFAYCGKWFVSTGKDNLLNAWRTPYGASIFQSKESSSVLSCDISTDDKYIVTGSGDKKATVYEVIY